The following proteins are encoded in a genomic region of Phragmites australis chromosome 9, lpPhrAust1.1, whole genome shotgun sequence:
- the LOC133929093 gene encoding cytochrome P450 714D1-like isoform X2, protein MEESLRPKSETRACAGETYLYWLRRRPALYVSDPELIREIGRCVSLDMGKPTYLQKGQEPLFGRGVLKANGADWHRQRKLIAPEFYMAKVKGMVELMVDAAQPLLRSWESKVAGAPGGVAEVDVDDDIRCFSFDVISRACFGGDYSRGREIFLRLRALSGLMSETSVIFTIPSLSYLPTEKNRRIWKLTQEIRSLILQLASERRACAAAPGRGFLGSIIENSRDQPRADDFVVDNCKNIYFAGHETSAVTATWCLMLLAAHPEWQDRARAEVLEVCGAGAGAAPDFDAISRMRTVHMVVLETLRLFPPSSFVVRETFSDMQLGRLRAPKGTYLFLPVSTMHHDAAAWGPTARRFDPDRFRDGVAAACKHPQAFMPFGLGARTCFGQSLALVEVKVLVAVVLAQFALALSPDYRHAPAFRFIIEPEFGLRLLVRRLGQYGY, encoded by the exons CCCAAAGTCTGAGACGCGCGCTTGTGCAGGCGAGACGTACCTGTACTGGCTGCGCCGTCGTCCGGCGCTGTACGTGTCGGACCCGGAGCTGATCCGCGAGATCGGGCGGTGCGTGTCGCTGGACATGGGCAAGCCCACCTACCTGCAGAAGGGCCAGGAGCCCCTCTTCGGCCGCGGCGTCCTCAAGGCCAACGGCGCCGACTGGCATCGCCAACGCAAGCTCATCGCCCCAGAGTTCTACATGGCCAAGGTCAAG GGCATGGTGGAGCTGATGGTGGACGCAGCGCAGCCGCTGCTGCGGTCGTGGGAGAGCAAGGTCGCCGGCGCGCCGGGCGGCGTCGCGGAGGTCGACGTCGATGACGACATCCGCTGCTTCTCCTTCGACGTCATCTCCAGGGCCTGCTTCGGGGGCGACTACTCCAGGGGGAGGGAGATATTCCTCCGGCTCAGGGCGCTCTCCGGCCTCATGTCCGAGACCAGCGTCATCTTCACCATCCCTTCGCTCAGTTACCTGCCGACGGAGAAGAACCGGAGGATATGGAAGCTCACGCAGGAGATCCGGTCGCTGATCCTGCAGCTGGCGAGCGAGCGGAGGGCTtgcgcggcggcgccggggcGCGGCTTCCTGGGCTCCATCATCGAGAACAGTCGGGACCAGCCACGGGCGGACGACTTCGTGGTGGACAACTGCAAGAACATCTACTTCGCGGGCCACGAGACGAGCGCGGTCACCGCGACCTGGTGCCTCATGCTCCTCGCCGCGCACCCGGAGTGGCAGGACCGCGCGCGCGCCGAGGTGCTCGAGGtctgcggcgccggcgccggcgccgcgccgGACTTCGATGCGATCTCCAGGATGCGGACGGTGCACATGGTGGTGCTGGAGACGCTGCGCCTGTTCCCGCCGTCGTCGTTCGTGGTGCGGGAGACGTTCAGCGACATGCAGCTCGGGAGGCTTCGCGCGCCCAAAGGCACCTACCTGTTCCTGCCGGTCTCCACCATGCACCACGACGCGGCCGCCTGGGGCCCGACCGCGCGCCGGTTCGACCCGGACCGGTTCCGGGACGGCGTGGCGGCCGCGTGCAAGCACCCGCAGGCGTTCATGCCGTTCGGCCTCGGCGCGCGCACCTGCTTCGGCCAGAGCCTCGCGCTCGTCGAGGTCAAGGTGCTCGTCGCGGTCGTGCTCGCGCAGTTCGCGCTCGCGCTGTCGCCCGACTACAGGCACGCCCCCGCGTTCCGGTTCATCATCGAGCCGGAGTTCGGGCTGCGCCTCCTCGTCCGTCGCCTCGGTCAGTACGGCTACTGA
- the LOC133929094 gene encoding uncharacterized protein LOC133929094 gives MEPRRISASPRPCSGRRVVARKRPRQEAAVSSVRKLQRREISSRRDRVFAMSAAQERFRNIQLQEEFDTHDPKENSLLLPYLRKRSKIIEIVAARDIVFALSQSGVCAAFSRETHQRICFLNESPDEVIRSLFYNKNNESLITVSVYGSENFSALRCRTTRIEYIRRGHPDAGFPLFETESLKWPGFVEFDDVNGKVLTYSAQDSTYKVFDLKNYTLLYSVSDTNVQEIKISPGIMLLIYTRTSSSVPLKILSIEDGTVLKSFSHLLHRNKKVDFIEQFNEKLLVKQEGENLQILDVRNFQLTEVSRTEFMTPSAFIFLYELQLFLTFRNRSVAVWNFRGELVTSFEDHLLWHPDCNTNNIYITSDQDLIISYCKADSNDSSSEENAGSINISSILTGKCLAKINAGNLCKQKKAWKFQNTVSEALEDVTALYYDEERDEIYTGNRHGLVHVWSN, from the exons ATGGAGCCGAGGCGGATCTCGGCGAGCCCGCGCCCCTGCAGCGGGCGGCGGGtggtggcgaggaagaggcCGAGGCAGGAGGCAGCTGTGAGCAGTGTGCGGAAGCTGCAGCGCCGGGAGATCAGCTCGCGCCGCGACCGCGTTTTCGCCATGAGCGCCGCGCAGGAGCGCTTCCGTAACATACAGCTGCAG GAAGAGTTTGACACTCATGATCCTAAGGAGAACAGCTTGCTACTCCCTTACTTGAGGAAAAGGTCAAAAATTATTGAAATAGTCGCAGCTCGTGATATTGTCTTTGCTTTATCACAATCAGGTGTATGTGCTGCTTTCAGCAGAG AGACACATCAGAGAATATGCTTTCTGAATGAGAGTCCTGATGAAGTTATCCGCAGTTTATTTTACAACAAGAATAATGAATCGCTCATTACCGTGTCAGTATATGGTTCTGAAAATTTCAGTGCTCTGCGATGCAGGACAACTCGAATAGA GTACATTCGACGAGGACATCCAGATGCTGGTTTCCCTCTTTTCGAGACAGAGTCCTTGAAATGGCCTGGATTTGTGGAGTTTGATGATGTAAATGGAAAGGTTTTGACTTACTCTGCTCAAGATAG CACATACAAGGTGTTCGATTTGAAAAACTACACCCTACTATATTCGGTATCTGATACGAATGTTCAAGAAATAAAGATTAG CCCTGGGATAATGCTATTGATTTATACAAGAACAAGCAGCTCTGTTCCTCTGAAGATTCTTTCTATTGAGGATGGTACGGTCTTGAAGTCTTTCAGCCACCTTCTCCATCGGAATAAGAAGGTGGATTTCATTGAACAGTTCAATGAAAAGCTTCTAGTCAAGCAGGAAGGAGAGAATCTTCAAATTCTTGAT GTAAGGAACTTCCAGTTAACAGAAGTGAGCAGGACTGAGTTTATGACCCCATCCGCCTTTATTTTTCTCTATGAGTTGCAGCTGTTCCTGACTTTCCGGAATCGATCAGTAGCAGTTTGGAACTTTCGTGGTGAACTTGTCACATCATTTGAAGACCACCTGTTGTGGCACCCTGACTGCAACACGAacaacatatatataacaaGTGATCAAGATCTTATTATCTCTTACTGCAAGGCTGATTCCAATGATTCATCTTCAGAAGAAAATG CTGGCTCTATAAACATAAGCAGCATACTGACTGGAAAATGCTTGGCCAAAATCAATGCTGGAAATTTGTGCAAGCAAAAGAAAGCATGGAAGTTCCAGAATACGGTCTCAGAGGCACTTGAGGATGTCACAGCTCTGTACTATGATGAAGAGCGTGACGAGATCTACACTGGCAACCGGCATGGCCTTGTTCATGTGTGGTCAAATTGA